One genomic segment of Fibrobacter sp. UWP2 includes these proteins:
- a CDS encoding WxcM-like domain-containing protein → MPNFEQKAQIVQLPKFLDERGNLSVLESEIQVPFKIRRCYWIYDVPGGELRGSHAFKRQHEMIIALSGSFDALIHDGKRDTRYSLSRSYYGLYLPPMHYRTLDNFSTNSLALVVSSTPYEEDDYIWERDEFCKLAAQNKTLPQPAPSKPAEPSAAQPDPAKLRAATIDDCELITLPRHSERSGSLTSLENSKDVPFDVKRIFYLYDIPGGENRGGHAHKACHQMLVAASGAFDVKVSDGKNEKVYRLDRPYYGLHVPPGVWAEELNFSSGSICLVLTSEHFDEADYWRDYAEFLHFKQEG, encoded by the coding sequence ATGCCGAATTTTGAACAAAAAGCCCAAATTGTACAGTTGCCCAAGTTCCTGGACGAACGCGGCAACCTGAGCGTGCTGGAATCCGAGATCCAGGTTCCGTTCAAAATCCGTCGTTGTTACTGGATTTACGACGTGCCGGGCGGCGAGCTCCGCGGGAGCCATGCCTTCAAGCGCCAGCACGAGATGATTATCGCGCTCTCGGGGAGCTTTGATGCGTTGATACACGACGGTAAGCGCGACACGCGCTACTCGCTCTCCCGTTCGTACTACGGGTTGTATCTACCACCCATGCATTACCGCACGCTCGACAACTTTTCGACGAACTCGCTGGCGCTGGTGGTTTCTTCGACTCCCTACGAGGAGGACGACTACATTTGGGAGAGGGACGAGTTTTGCAAGCTCGCGGCGCAGAACAAGACCTTGCCGCAGCCCGCGCCTTCTAAGCCAGCGGAGCCTTCCGCCGCCCAGCCGGACCCGGCCAAACTCCGCGCCGCCACCATCGACGATTGCGAGCTGATCACGCTCCCGCGCCACAGCGAGCGCTCGGGTAGCCTGACTTCCCTCGAGAACTCCAAGGACGTGCCCTTCGACGTCAAGCGTATCTTTTACCTGTACGACATTCCCGGCGGCGAGAACCGCGGCGGGCACGCCCACAAGGCGTGCCACCAAATGCTGGTCGCCGCGAGCGGTGCTTTTGACGTGAAGGTCTCCGACGGCAAAAACGAGAAGGTCTACCGCCTGGACCGCCCGTATTACGGGCTCCACGTGCCGCCCGGAGTGTGGGCCGAAGAACTGAACTTCTCCTCGGGCTCCATTTGCCTGGTGCTCACTTCCGAGCATTTTGACGAGGCCGACTACTGGCGCGACTACGCCGAGTTCCTCCACTTTAAGCAGGAGGGGTAG